DNA from Tsuneonella dongtanensis:
GATAGTGCGCGCCCACGTCGGGCCCCTGCCGGTTCTTGAGCGTCGGGTCCGCGACGACCGAGAAGAACACTTGCAGCAGCTGGTCGTAGCGCACGACCCTGGGATCGTACGTCACCTTCACCGCTTCGGCGTGGTCGGTCACGCCCGACGACACGATGTCGTATTTCGCCGATCGCTCGGTGCCTCCGTGGTAGCCGCTGACTGCGCTGGTCACGCCCTTCATGTGACTGAAGACCGCTTCGACTCCCCAGAAGCATCCGCCGGCAAATACCGCGGTCTTCAGACCGGGCTTCTCGGCGGCGACGCGCTTGGGGGCGGGTGCAGAGACGGCCGCCTCGCCCGCGACGGCAGGCTGCTGGCACGCGGCCAGTGCAAGGCATGCTGCCGCGAGACCGAGAGCGGCTCTCCTCACTTGGCGGGAGCGCTCACGGTGGCGGCCTGCGCCTGGGGG
Protein-coding regions in this window:
- the msrA gene encoding peptide-methionine (S)-S-oxide reductase MsrA is translated as MRRAALGLAAACLALAACQQPAVAGEAAVSAPAPKRVAAEKPGLKTAVFAGGCFWGVEAVFSHMKGVTSAVSGYHGGTERSAKYDIVSSGVTDHAEAVKVTYDPRVVRYDQLLQVFFSVVADPTLKNRQGPDVGAHYRAALVPMSEEQRAVAAAYLKQMAASGTWKKPIVTGIERAQAFYPAETYHQDFAQKNPRHPYIVRWDAPKVRALKAMYPSLYKASFTPD